A region from the Gammaproteobacteria bacterium genome encodes:
- the atm gene encoding ATM1-type heavy metal exporter — MRYNKHTILSPTRDDWGTIRALLPFLWDYRGRVLIALIALVLAKLANVGVPLVLKELIDHLGRMPAVVPVAMLATYGTLRLAASAFNELRDALFARVRHRAMRKISLQVLSHLHTLSLRYHLERRTGALTRNIDRGTRSVSSLLNYLAFSILPTLVEILLIIVILLVRYDFWFGLVTLESVVLYITFTFATSNWRMPFRHRMNTLESEASSQAVDSLVNYETVKYFGNETHELKRYDDTLSQWEDSAVTTQTSLGTLNAGQSAIIVLGVMGVMVLATQGIVAGRMTIGDFVLVNAFLIQLFIPLNFLGMVYSQFKHALADMEQMLSLLEQEPEIRDHPEAIPLPDGETTLRFETVDFAYSPERPILHGIDFEITAGRKIAVVGPSGAGKSTLARLLFRFYDVTGGKILINGLDIRYVTQDSLRAAIAIVPQDTVLFNETLYYNIVYGRPSASREEVEHAADLAHLHEFILSLPQGYETVVGERGLKLSGGEKQRVAIARAILKTPRLLIFDEATSSLDSRSEQAILTALAEVAANHTTLIIAHRLSTVMDADQILVMEDGYIKESGSHHELLTQGGLYYYLWNLQQEQTLESVQNA; from the coding sequence CGATTCGCGCCCTCCTGCCTTTTCTCTGGGACTATCGAGGTCGGGTATTGATCGCACTCATTGCATTGGTTCTTGCCAAGCTCGCCAATGTTGGAGTCCCGCTGGTTCTTAAGGAGTTGATCGATCATTTGGGACGGATGCCGGCGGTAGTGCCCGTCGCCATGCTGGCTACCTATGGAACACTGCGGCTGGCCGCTTCAGCTTTCAACGAGCTGCGCGACGCGCTCTTCGCACGGGTACGTCATCGCGCCATGCGCAAAATCTCTCTTCAGGTGCTCTCCCACCTGCACACCCTCAGTTTACGTTATCACCTTGAGCGACGCACGGGCGCGCTCACTCGCAATATTGACCGTGGCACCCGGAGCGTCAGTTCACTGCTTAACTACCTCGCTTTTAGTATCCTGCCCACTTTAGTGGAAATTTTGCTGATCATCGTTATTTTGCTTGTTCGTTATGACTTCTGGTTTGGCCTAGTCACCTTAGAATCGGTGGTTCTCTACATTACCTTTACCTTTGCCACAAGCAACTGGCGGATGCCCTTTCGCCATCGCATGAATACCCTGGAATCCGAAGCCAGCTCCCAGGCGGTGGATTCACTAGTAAATTACGAAACCGTGAAATACTTCGGCAACGAAACACACGAGCTAAAACGCTACGATGATACCCTGAGTCAATGGGAAGACTCAGCGGTGACGACTCAAACCTCATTGGGAACATTGAATGCCGGCCAGAGCGCCATCATTGTCCTTGGCGTGATGGGGGTGATGGTGCTGGCCACTCAGGGCATCGTCGCAGGCAGGATGACCATCGGTGATTTCGTGTTGGTCAATGCCTTTCTTATCCAGCTTTTCATTCCCTTGAATTTTCTCGGCATGGTTTACAGCCAATTCAAACACGCCCTTGCGGATATGGAACAAATGTTATCCTTGTTGGAGCAGGAGCCAGAGATTCGTGACCATCCAGAGGCCATCCCGCTGCCCGACGGGGAAACCACCCTGCGTTTTGAGACCGTGGACTTTGCCTACAGCCCCGAGCGACCGATCCTCCATGGTATAGATTTTGAAATCACCGCAGGACGCAAGATAGCGGTGGTGGGACCTAGTGGCGCGGGTAAATCGACGTTAGCACGATTGCTGTTTCGCTTCTACGACGTGACTGGCGGGAAAATACTGATTAATGGTCTCGACATCCGTTATGTTACGCAGGACAGCTTGCGCGCAGCGATTGCCATCGTCCCCCAAGATACTGTGCTATTTAACGAAACCCTTTATTACAACATTGTGTACGGTCGCCCATCGGCCTCGCGGGAAGAGGTGGAACACGCCGCCGATCTGGCACACCTTCATGAATTCATTCTCAGTCTTCCCCAAGGCTATGAAACTGTGGTTGGGGAACGCGGATTGAAACTATCGGGCGGCGAAAAACAGCGGGTGGCGATTGCACGGGCAATTCTCAAGACACCGCGACTGTTAATCTTCGACGAGGCTACTTCCAGTCTTGATTCGCGTTCCGAGCAGGCCATTCTAACGGCGCTTGCCGAGGTAGCCGCGAATCATACTACGTTGATCATTGCCCACCGACTCTCCACGGTCATGGACGCCGACCAAATTTTAGTAATGGAGGATGGGTACATCAAAGAAAGCGGCAGCCACCATGAGCTGCTTACTCAAGGAGGACTTTATTATTATTTATGGAACCTGCAACAGGAACAGACATTGGAGTCCGTTCAGAATGCTTAA